GCGTGCGGTGCCCTTCCGGGTCGCGTAGATGTCGGGGTCGTAGTCCGCGAACGGGCCGGGCTGATCGAAGCGGTCCAGTGCCGCCTGCACGCACCACCCGCTCTCGACGAGTTCGTCCGCTTCGCGTTCGATCCCGACCTCGCGGGGCGACCGTCCGCCGTCCGCCGACGCTCGTGTCTGACTCATGGATTCGTGTTTTCGTTCTCACGTGATAAAGCTGGTAGAAGGCGTGTTAACCCGACACGTGGCGGCTCGCGCCCGCTCGCCGGCTCTCGGGGGTCGGCTCCCGCGGTGGTCCCTCCGTCGACTGGCGGCGACCGAAGCCGGTCCCCCCGGACGCGTGAGCCATCGACTCGTCGCCGGTCGTCGTGCGCTTCGCTCGGGTCCTGCTCGGTGTCGGTCGCCAGCAGACTGCGTCCTCCTGGGGTCCGGGTCGCGCCGCGTGACCGAACGACGGTCGTGGCGGTCGCTTGTCGGGCGTCCGTGCGATCGAAACCACTCGCAGACGGCGTCCCGCGCTCAGAGTCCCAGCGCGGTGAGGATCGGCACTCCGGTCGCGAGCGACCCGAGGAGGTAGCCGGTGATGGCCCCGCCGTTCAGCAGTGGGAGTCCGGCGTGAGCGCGTCCCGCGAACACCATCCTGAGCAGGATCAGCAGGCCGAGGAAGGTGCCGACCATCGACAACAGCGCGGGGAGGTTCAGCACCGAGAGGAGGCCGGTGCCGAGCGGATCGGCGGGTGAGAAGAACGCGGCGCTGGCGACCATCACCGTCGGCATCACCGCGTCACCCAGTCCGATGAAGAAGGCGTCGCGGTCCGGTTCGTCGGTGTCGTCGGGGTCGACGCGCCCCTCGCCCAACTCGAACTCGCCGTCGCCGCCGACGTTCACCGCCGGGTCGTCGCGCTCGTCGGCCACCGACTCGCCGCCGTCGGCCTCCGGCGCGGCCCCTCCCGACTCGGTGGCACCGGCGTCCGTGCCGCCGGGGGCGTCCTCGTCGTCACCCTCTACGGCGGGCGTCTGCGAGAAGTCCTCGTCAAGGAGGGAGTACGAGAGAGTCAGTGGGACGACCAGCACCACGGGGATCTTGAGGTTCATCACGCCCTCGGCGAGGTCCAGCATGTGCTCGGTGCCGTAGACGCTGATCGCGTCGTACACCGCGAGCACCGTCAGGAGGACGATCGCCGGGAGCAGGCCGAAGCTGATGCCGAACAGGCCCGCCGCGCCGGCACCCATCAACACTCCGGCGGTGTCGATGACGTACCACTCCGGGTAGAGCAGGAGCGCGACCGAGACCCCGCCGGCCAGCGCGATAGACAGCAGGTTCGCGGGGCCGGCACCGATCACACCCCCCAGCGCGGGCGGGATCACCGCACCGAAGACGTACCACGACAGCAGTCCGGAGGTGAAGACGATCAGGCCTCGGATCAGTCGGTCGAGATTGTACTTGAACGCGGCGAGCATGACGACGGTCGCCACGAGAATCGCCCCGATGTACAGCAGACTGTTCGTCGGGTCGGTCGGGTCCTCGACGGTCTGGTACCCCTGCTCGTAGAACGTCGGCACCAGTGCCAGCGCGCCCAGTTGGACGAGGAGGAAGATCAGGACGGCGAACGCGACGCCACCCCACTCGCGTCGATGCATACCGTCGGCTTCGCAACCCAGCGGTTTGGCCGTTGTGTTCTCCGAGTCGGTGGCTGGCGGTCGCCGGCCGTCGACCGAGTGTCACCGGTGACCGAGATCAGTCGCCGGTCGAGTCACCGCGCGTACAGTTTCTCGCCGACCAAGGTCGGCAGCGACACGCCGTCGTCGGGCGTGATCGCCACGTACGGGCGGGAGACGGGGCCGAACACGTCGACGACGCGCCCGACCGCAGAGAGCGACTCGTCGACGGCTTCGACGCCGATGTCGGGGTGGTCCGCGTCGTCACAGCGGACGATCGCGAGTCCCTGTGCCGTCCGGGAGACGGTGCCGAGTCGGTGCATCAGTCGCGGAGGATGGCGACGTAGGCGGCGACGGCCTGCACGAGGTCGTTCTTCGTCGAGTCCTCGGCACCCTTCACCAGCACACGCCCGCGCTGTTCCCACTCGCGGGGGTACGTCTTGTCGCGCTCTACGACCGCGTCGTAGCCGACCTGCTGGACCGCCTTCGCGATCTCCTCGACGGTCGGTTCTTCCACCGCGTCGTCTCTCGGGACCCGCCGCCCCTTCCGGCGGGTCAGCGCCGCGTCGATGTACGCGGGCCAGATGACGTTCTCGACCATACTCGAGAGGGGACGCGCCGGCCGTAATACGGTTGTGGTTGCCGGGGGCCTGCGTGGCGACGACCCCGAGTCGTCCCCACTCGTCTCAGCCGAGACTCGCCAGCAGGTTCAGGACGTACACCGTCCGGAGCATCTCGGCGGACGCGCCCCGGTCGAAGACGAGTTCGTCGGTCGCCATCACGTGGTCGAGTACGTCCTCTGAGGCGTGGTCCGGCGCGGCGGCGATGCCGGTCCCGTTCGATTCGGCCCACTCCATCACGCGGAGATCGGACTTGCTGTCGCCCATCACCGTGACGAAGGGGTCGTCGACCTCCAGAACGTCGAGTGCGGCCTCGACGCCGGCGACCTTGTTCAGTTCGAGCGATCCGATCTCGGCGGCGTCGGCGTGGTAGTACGCCACGTCGATTCGGTCGAAGACCTCGGCGAGGTCCCCGGGCACCTCGTCGGGGTCCACGTCGGGGTACTCGCCCTCCTGTTCGAGGACGGTCCGTATCTCCGGGTCGGCGTCGGCGTAGTACGCCCGCGCCCACTCGGTCCCGCGGTCGTCGTCGGTCACCGCCTCGCCGAGGAGATCGAGCAGGTAGACCAGCCCTCGGTCGATGACTCGTTCGGCGTCCGGCGACCCGATGTCGAAGTTCGGCTTCAGGGTGACGTTGAACTCGTTGCCCTGCAGGTGGACGCCGCGCCGGAGGTCGTCGGGCGCGTCCGGGAGGACGCGACTCCGGATCTCGTCGAAGACGGACCTGATCTCCTCGTCGAGTCGCTCGTACAGCAGTTGTTTCGTCCGGGAGCCGTGTCCCGGCGTGAAGACGCCGGTCCCGGCCTCGTAGACGATAGAGAAGGTGCCGGAGTGGACGAGTTCGTTGCCGAGACCCTGGATCATGAACCCCTTCACGTTCTCCAGGGTCTGGCCGGTACAGATGACGATGGGGACCCCGGCCTCGTGGAACTCGGTCAGGACGTGGAGTGTCTCGCGGGGGATCTCGTTGTCCGTGTTGCCGGCCGAGCGCAGGGTCTCGTCGACGTCCAACACGAGTGCGTTCACCTCGCGGTCGTACTTCGAGAGCAGATCCAGCGCCGTGAACGCCTGATCGCGGGAGGCCTTCGCGGCGACCTCACAGAACGTCGCGCCCGACGCGAAGGAGTCGCGTATCTCCTGTTTTCGCTCGTCCAGTTCCTCGTTGGCCTCCTGCCAGTGGTCGAGTGCGACGCGGGAGTCCACCGGCGGGAACACGTCCACGAAGTCCTGGTAGGCCCGCAGTGTCTCCGTGTCGAAGTCGTCGTAGAGTCGATAGAGAAGGTCGTACCGCTCCATGCGTGTCAGTCGGTCGGACTCCGGCTTAAACGTCTTGACTGGCGCAACGCCCGGCGGGGTAGTCGGTGCCGGCAGGGAAGTCGGTCGATGCCGGCAGGGTAGCCGGTCGATGCCGGCAGGGAAGTCGGTCGATGCCGGCAGGGTAGCCGGTCGATGCCGGCAGGGAAGTCGGTCGATGCCGGCAGGGAAGTCGGAGCCAGCAGGGAAGTCGGACAGTGCCGGCGGGGTCACAGCAGGAACGTCTTCGACCGCTCCGAGAGGTCGAGGAAGGAGTCGGCGGCCTCGACCAGTTCGTCCGCGGTCGACTCCGAGAAACCCATCACCTCGACGCGGACGCCCTCGTGACGCAGGTGCGAGCAGAGCCGCGAGAAGTCGCCGTCACCGGTGCAGAGGACGACGGTGTCGACGTGGTTGGCGAGCGTCACGGCGTCGAGGCTCATCCCCACGTCCCAGTCGGCCTTCTTCGAACCGTCGCCGAACGTCTTGATGTTCTTGATCTTCGTCTCGAAGCCGATGTCGACCAGCGCGTCGAAGAAACTCTCCTCCTCGGGCGAGTCGGCCCGGATCACGTATGCGATGGCGCGCGTGAGTTCCCGGCCCTGCACGCCCTTCTCCAGCAGTTTCGAGTAGTCGATGTTCCTGGAGTAGAGACTCTGTGCGCTGTGGTAGAGGTTCTGCGCGTCGGCCAGCACCGCGACGCGCTGGTTGGGGTGGATGTCGGTCATTGGGTCGTTCCACCGGGGCTGGCCGCTTAACGTCTTCCGTTGGCTACTCGGGTCGACCCCGCCACGGTGCCGGTCGTCCGCGACCGTGCGGCTCAGATCGTGTCGAGAACCCCGAGCACGCGCTCCTCCGCCTCGCGGCCGGGGTCGTGTTCCGACCCGTCACGATCCGACTCGCGGTGTTCGGCGACGGTGCGAGCCATCGCCTCCGGAACTGGCGTGGACTCCCAGCCCAGATCGGCGAGTTTCGCGGTGTCGAGGACGTGTGGGTACTCCCGGTAGAGGATGAAGTCGGTCGGTGCCAGTCCGGCGGCGGCGAGTTCGCGTTCCCCGGCGTGGACGACCTCGACTTCGGTGTCCATCGCCTCGGCGATCACCTCCAGCATCTCTTCGAGCGTGACGAGCCGTCGGTCGCCGACGTTGTAGGCCTCGCCGGCCTCGCCCTCCTCGCCGACGACACGCAGGGCACTCGCCACGTCCTCGGCGTAGGCCCGGTGCCAGATGTTCGTGCCGTCGCCGGGGACGAGCACGCGGTCGTGGTGCTCGACGCGGTCCAGCCAGTAGTCGAGTCGCTCGGTGTAGTCGTACGGCCCGTAGACGATACACGGCCGGACGGACATCGCGTTCACGCCGTCTTCGGCGGCCTGCGCGATGATGCGGTCGCCCTCGGCCTTTCGAGCCCCGTAACTCTCCGGGGAGTCGTCGGTCGCCTGTTCGGGCGTACAGTCGCAGAGTTCGGTGTCGTTCTCGCGCTTGGGGATCTCCTCGGTGCCGTACGCGGACCCGGAGGAGATGTAGACGTAGGCGTCGACGTCGGCGAAGACCTCCACGGCGGTCTCGACCTCGCCGGGTTTGTAGGCCACGCAGTCGACGACGAGGTCCGGTTTCGCGGAGAGCGCGGCGGTCTTGAGGTCGGTCGTGTCGGTGCGGTCGCCCTGGATGTGGGTCACGTCCTCGTCGGCGAAGGGGTTGTCGTGGTTGCCCCGGTTGAAGATGGTCACGTCGTAGCCGTGGTCGCGGAGGTCCTCGACGACGTGGCGCCCGATGAAGCGCGTGCCGCCGATGACGAGTGCAGTCTCCATACCACTCGGAGTCGGGCCGGGGACTAAAGCGTGGTCGATCCCGTGGCTCGCCGCCGGGCGCACTCGGTTCCCCGTCGTGATCCGTAGCTATTTGGTAGCCACACGTGACTGTCGGGCCGTGACCGCGATCCGGGCAGACGGCGTGGCGAAGTCGTACGGCGACGTGCAGGCACTCACCGACCTGTCGCTGTCGGTCGAGCGCGGCGACCTGTTCGGCGTCCTCGGCCCGAACGGGGCCGGGAAGACGACCACGATGGAGATTCTCACCGGACAACTCGACCCCGACACGGGAAGCGTCGAGGTTCTCGGAACCGACCCGACGACCGACCCGGTCGAAGTTCGGCGTCAGATCGGCATCCTGCCGGAACAGGAGTCGCCACCGAGTTTTCTGACGCCCCGAGAGTACTTCTCGTTCGTCGGGCGCGTGCGCGACGTGCCGGACGCGACCGTCGAGTCCCGCGTCGCCGAGTGGGCCGACCGACTCTCCTTCCGGGCGAAACTCGACACGCTCTGTTCGGACCTCTCGCGCGGGCAACAACAGAAGGTGATGATCACCGCCGCGTTCCTCCACGAACCCGAGGCCGTCTTCATCGACGAACCGCTGGCGAACCTCGACCCCATCGTGCAGGAGACGGTGAAGGAGTTCTTCGAGTCGTACCGCGCCGACGGGAACGCGCTGTTTCTCTCGACACACCACATCGAGGTCGCCGAGTCGATCTGCACCCGTGTCGCCATCGTCGCCGACGGGCGGGTCCAGCGTGAACGTCGGCCGGCCGAGTTGGGCGAGGGGAGCCTGTTGGACGAGTTCCTCGCCAACATCAGATGATCGGACTTCGCGCGCTGTTCGTGACGATGGTCCGCGAGGAGTGGCGGTTCCACAGCGAACTGTTCGGCGGCCGGCGCTTCGCCGGCTTTCCGGTGTTCGTCACCCTGCTCGCCGCCGGCGCGGTGCAACTCCTCCAGTTCACCGGGACCTCGCTCTCGGGCGTCGTGGCGGGGCTCCACGCGCTGGTGTTCGCGTTCGGTCTCCACACCGGCACCATCGGTCTGCTCGGGCGGGATTCGGTCCGGGACCTGTTGGGGGAGGTCTCGTTGCTCCTCTTTGCGGACCGGACGCTCCCACTCTCTCGGACGCGCCTCTTGGCCGTCTTCGTCGTGAAGGACGTGGCGTACTACGCCGTCCTCTTTCTGCTTCCGCTCGCGCTGGCGTTCGTGCCCTCGGTGGTCGCAGGGCGGGTCCCCGCGACGCGCGTCCCACTGCTCTGGCTCACGACGACGCTGACCTTCTCGCTCGGTGTCGTCGTCACGCTGGCGGTCGTCGCCCTCCGGACGCGGGGGCGGCGCGGGACGCTCGGTCTGCTCGTTGGGGCGACTGCAGTCGGTGGGGGAGTCGCCCTCGGCGTGGACCTCGTCGCGTGGACGCCCTACACACTCCTCCGCGATGGCGTCGGAATCGGACCGCTGTTTCGAGCCACGACTCCGACAGTGCTCTTCGGCCTGCTGGGACTGTTCGCGTACGACACCAGGTTCGAGCGTCCGGCGCGGACGACCGACGACCGGTTCTCGGCGTGGCGTGCGCGCCTGCGTGACGACGACGGTCTGCTGACGCGCACCTTGCTCGACGTGGCGCGGAGCAGCGGCGGCCTCGTGAAGGTCCCCTTCTCTGCGGGGATCATCCTCGCGGTCGCGGTCGTCCTCGTGGAGTTCGCGGGCGTCGTCACGGGGCGGACGCCCGCGACCGGTGTCTCGCTGGGCGCGCTGCTCGGGTTGTCGGGCTTCACGACCTACAACTGGCTGACGGGCTTCGACGGTCCCCGGTCGTACCTCGCCTTCCCGGTGTCCATCGCGGACGTGCTCCGGGCGAAGTTCCGCGCCTTCCTCCTGCTCGGCCCGCCGGTCGCTTTGGGGTTCTACCTCGTCGCGGTCGCGTGGTTCGGCGCACCACTGCTCGACGCCATCGCGGGTGCGGTGCTCTGTCTCGGCCTCCAGTCGTACCTGTTCGGGACGACGGTCTACCTCACCGGACTGCAACCGGACGAGTTCCTGTTCGACACCGTGCTGTTCGCGGGGTTCACGCTGGCCGTCGCGGTCGTGCTCGTCCCCTTGCTCGTCGTCGGGTTCGTCGTCCCGCCCTCGGGCAGTGTCCTCGTCGGCCTGACCGTCGCCAGTCTCGTGATCGGTCTCGTCGGTGTCTCGTTGGCCCGGCGCGCCGAGAGTCGGTGGACACGCATCTACCGAGACGGTGACTTCTGAGTCGACGGTCGTCTGAGGTCTGCGCCGACCGTCTCGCGGAGTAGTCGGGCAAAAGCCGACGTCAGTAGGTTCGGCAAAAGCCGACGTCAACAGAGTCGACGAGAGTTGGGTCGCAGAAGCGGTCGACACCTGCCCGGCCGTCGCGTGGTCTCGGGTGCGGTCGCGACTACTCCTCGGCGACGGGGACCGACGACTCGACTCTCCGCTTCAGTGCGTCGTTCATCTCGCCGAACCCCTGTTCGACCTGCGAGACGAGTCCCGCCGGCATCGCGGCCGCCAGCACACCCTCGAACGACTCCGTCTGGGTGAACCGCGTCCTGTCCCCGCCGTCGAGTGGCGTCAACAGGAACGTGTGTTCGGCCGACAGCACGCCCGGAATCGGCGAGTCCGAGCGCCAGCGCAGTTCCCGTTCTGCGTCGAAGGTGATCACCTCCGGGAGGATGACGACCGGCGGGAGCCCAGGCTGTGAGAGCAGTGCCCTGAGTCGGGCACCCTCCTCTGGCCGGCCACGTACCCGGCGCAGAAGCGGGTTCCAGTCGCGGTACGACCCGAAGTCCAGCAGTTCCCGCCAGACGACAGCCGGCGGCGCGTCGATCTCGACCGTCGACTCCACGTGCCGATCCATCGTCCGTGTGTAGGCGTCGACCGGCATAGGTGTCCCGACTCCAGCCCGCAGAGCGACGTTTTTGGGGGTCGCGCCCCTACCACTTGTATGGACGACTACGACGCCGTGCTGATCTACGACGGGGAGTGTCCCTACTGTTCGGTCGCGGCGCGCGCGCTAAAGAAACTGGACGACGTGGCCGCCATCTCGTGGTACGAGGACACCGCCCAGCAGGTACTCGAAGCGCAGTTCGGCGAGACCCCCTTCGCCATGGTGCTCGTGGACCGCCGGCTGAACCGGGTGTACGCCGGCCGCTCGGCCGCGAAGGAACTCGCCGACCGCGCCGGGATGCCGGGCATCGTCGGCTCGCTCGTCCGGGACAACTACGAGACCATCGCGGACGTGGTCGGGAAAGCCAGCGGTCGCGGCCGGGACCCGGACGACTACCACGACGAGTACCCGCTGGCCGACGGCGTCCGGGAGTTGTTCGACGCCCTCGTCTCTGCCAGCGAGGAGCGGCCCGAAGCGCTGACCGGCTGAGACGCGGCCTCTCTCCGACCGCGCTACACCCCGTGGACCGACTGCTACCAGTCACTCGTGGCGTTCGGCCACCGACTGCCGCCAGTCAACCGCGACGTTCGACCGCCGACCTGACCGGCGGGAGCACCTCGGCGAGGATCGCTTCGAGTGTCGGCTCACGGTCTCGAATCACGGAGAGCGCGGTGACACACTCGAACTGGTCGTCCGCGTCGGCGACGTAAACCCGAAACTCTGTCTCCGTGAGGCGCGCCCGAACGACCGGGTCGGTCCCACCCTGCCGGTCCGGGTCGGCACCGCGAGCGAACAGGAAGTCCACGTCGGTCGTCTCGTCGGCGTGGACGACCCGGTGGTCGAAGTCGGCCAGACCTTCGATCTCCGCGAGTACCTCCGACGCGAGATCACTGACCGCCTGTGGCCACTCGCTCGCCTGCCGTTCGACCAGTCTGTCGAGTCGCTCCGCGACCGACTCCGGTCTCGGAATCTCGACGCCACGCTTCCGGATCAGCGACGACAGGTCGCTCCCGTCGAGCAGTCGCACGCCGGACTCCTCCGCGAACGCCCGTGCCTCCGCCGTCACCGGTCCCGCGACTGCGACGACCACCGCGTCGAACGACTCCCCGACCGTGAGGATTTCGCGGAGTTCGACCTCGTCGAACTCCGGAACGGTCTCCTCACCACCGGACTCGTCGGTCTCCTCGCCGGATCGACCGGGGGCATCGGTCTCGTCGGCGACTCGCGGTGGCGTCGGGTCGACCGGTCGGCGGACGTGAAAGAGGAGTCGCCGGTCGTCCGACTCGGACTCGATCACGGCGTCGACCCCACCGGCGGGCGAGGGTGGCGCGACGGTGACGGCGGCGTCGGACGCGACCGTCTCGGCGACCTCGGCGACGAAGCGGCCGAAGGTCTCGTCGGACAGCGCACTGAGCCGACGCAGGGTGTCGGGGTCGGACACACTGGAGAGTCGCCCGCCAGCGACGAAAGCGTTCTGGCATCTCGGGTCGGCCGGTTCGACGCCGTCGCCTCCACCCACACGCCGAGAGCCGCCTTGCCGGAGAGCACCAGGCTTTTCGCCCAACGCGACCGACTGCCGGCCGTGACAGGCGACGACCGAGTCGCGGAGACGACCGGCGACCGCGGGACCTACACCCTCCTCCTCGTCCGCGATACACCCGGCGAGATCACGGCCGGCGCACTCGGAGCGTACCACCTGCCGGCCGGTGCCTACGCCTACGTCGGGAGCGCACTCGGCACCGGCGGGTTCGCGCGTGTCGACCGCCACCGCCGAGTCGCGGCCGGCGACCACGACACCCGCCACTGGCACGTCGACTACCTGACGGGCGACTCGGCGACCGAACTCGCGTCGGTCGTCACGACCGGCGGTGTCGACGCGGAGTGTCGGATCGCGGACGGGATCGACCGACGACTCTCGGCGCTCACGCCGAAAGCAGCGACAGCGCCGGCAGTGGAACCGATCGCCGACTTCGGTGCGTCGGACTGTGACTGTCGGACGCACCTGTTCGGCCACGACTCGCTCGGCGAACTGGAGACGGTCGTCGAGGAGGTACACGGTACGGTCCGCAGGTAGAAAGGGGACGTCCCCACGCGCATCACCGATCCGGGCAAGGTCGATGAGACGCGGTTGCCGGTTGTCAGAGGCACCCCGGCGTCTAGACGAGCGTCCCGGGATAACTTTACGTCACGCACCGCGACCGCGGTCGTGGGCTGACTCATCGTACTTATTCATTTCGCTCGTTTATCAATGCTCGGCGGCACCCGAACTCTTATGACTGCGCTGACGTGAGTTTCTGGTAGATGCAGCGCCCCGATCCCTCCGAAGTGATGGCGGTCGTGGCGCGCCGTGGTGACGTGCTCCGGGCACTCGCGGACGACGGTGGACGCAAGTGTGAACTGGACGACGAACTCGACGTGTCACGGTCGACGATAGACCGCGCGATCCGGGAACTCGAAGGACTCGGGTTGGTCGAACGCGCCGAAGACGGCTACTTCCGAACGTTGTCGGGGACCCTCGCGCTCGAGGAGTACGACCGATTCAAGTCCCGGATGGACGGCGTCCTCGAGGCACGGGACGTCCTCTCGCCGCTCCCGAGCGACGCCGACGTCGACGCCGCGGTCGTGGACGGCGCGGAGGTCGTCCTCGCGGATCGACACTCGCCGCTCAGGCCGGCGCGCCACCAGGTCGAGATCGTCGAGCGTGCGTCGCACGTCCGGGCCGCCGCCAGCGCCGTTCTCCCGCAGCACGTCGACGCCTACTACCAGGGGATCGTCGAACGCGGGATGCACGCCGAGATCATCCTCTCGACGCCGGTGATGGAGCGGGTCGTCGCCGATCACGACACGAAGTTCCACGACTCGCTCACGACCGGGCGTGTCGACCTGCGCCAACTCGACCGGGACCTCTCGTACAGCCTCATGGTCGCGTCGACGCCGGACGGTCCCGTGATGGGGATGCTCGTCTACGTCCAGGGCGGGATCAGAGGCTTCGTCGGCAACGACAGCCAGGAGGCGGTCTCGTGGGCGCGAGCACGCCTGGACGACTACTGGTCGCAGGCGTCCCCCATCCCCATCCCGGTCGAGGAGTAAGGCTTACCCGCTGGCCGGCGACGACTGGCGTATGTTCCCTGCGATGCCGTATCTCCGGTGGATCGACGGCCGGCCAGCGACGGCCACCTACGATCTCGGCTCCAGCGACCTGCGACCGGACACTCCGACGGACGGCGTCGTCCCGCGACCACTCGCCGGCTACGAGGACCCGCCGACCGACGCGTCACTCCGAGAGCAACTCGCGGCGGCGTACGGCGTCACCCCCGAGGAGGTGCTGGTCACGGCCGGTGCGACACACGCCAACTTCCTCGCGGAGGTGACGGCGCTGAGTCTCACCGACGGCGACGACTCTGACGACGTGAGCGAGACGACAGCCGAGGGAGCCGACTCCTCCACCGACAGCGAGCCACAGGTGCTCGTCGAGAAGCCGGGCTACCAGCCACTGACTGCGACGGCGGCGTCACTCGGAGCGAACGTGAATCGGTTTCTCCGCCCGCCAGACGACGACTACCGACTCTCGCCGACGCGCGTCGAGAACGCGGTCACAGACGAGTTCGCGCTGGTGACGGTGACGAACCGCCACAACCCCTCGGGGCGACTGACGACTCGGGAGACCCTCACAGCGGTCGCTCGTGTCGCGGCCGACGCCGGCGGCTTCCTCCTCGTGGACGAGGTGTACGCACCCTACGTCGGGACCGCAGGCACCACTGGCGACACCGCCGGTGACCCGCAGTCGGCGACAGACGGGACGGCGACGGCTCGGACCGCCTTCGGCGGCGTGACGGCCGCGGGCCTCCCGAATACCGTGACGACAGGCTCACTCACGAAGTTCTACGGTCTCGGCGGGCTTCGGATCGGCTGGCTGATCGCCCCGACACGGTTCGTCGCACGCGCCCGGACGGTCGCCACTCACGTTCCGGCGGTCGCCGAACCGAGTCGCGTGCTGGCCCGTCGGGCGCTCCACCACGAGGAGCGACTCGCCGAACGGCAACGCGCCCTGCTCGCCGAGAACCACGACCGACTCTCCTCGTTCGTCGCCGACCGCGGCGACCTCTCCGGGACGGTCCACGCCGGGAGCAGTTTCGCCCTGCTGGCTCACGAGTCGGCCGACGGCGACACCGTGGCCGAGCGAGCGTGGGACGAAGGGCTGTTGGTCGTGCCGGGGCGGTTCTTCGACCGCACCGAGTCGTTCCGGCTCTCGCTCGGCCGCGACGCCGAGGAGGTCGCCGGGGGGTTGCGCGTCCTCGGTGACGTGTTGGACGCGGTCTGATGCGGGACCGTCGGCTCGCGTCTGTCCGACCGACCGAGGGTTCAAGTCGGATGCCGGGACCAACCCTGCGCGATGGAGCCACTGCCGCCCCCGTCGCTGGTCGCCTCACTGTTGTCGCCGCCGGACCTCGTGGTCGCGCCCAGTACGAGTCTGACGCTCGTCGCGTTCGCACTCGGCGGGGCGGCGCTCGGGACGCTCTCGGGGCTCACACCGGGCCTGCACGCGAACAACTTCGCACTCCTGCTCGCCGCGTCGGCGTCGGCGATTCCCGGGTCGGCGACCGCCGTCGGCGCGGCGATGCTGGCTGCGGGGGTGGTCCACACCTTTCTGGACGTCGTGCCGGCGCTGGCGCTCGGTGTCCCCGACGCGGCGATGGCCGCGACCGCGCTGCCGGGACACAGACTCGTGATTCAGGGGCGCGGCCGCGAGGCGCTCCGACTCTCTGCGGTCGGGTCCGGGCTGGCGGTCGCGCTCGCGGTCCCGCTCGCAGTGCCGATCACGCGGCTGATGACCGCCATCTACCCGACGGTCCGCGCGCACCTGCCGCTCCTGCTCGTCGGGGTCGTCGTCCTGTTGATCGCCACCGAGTCCTCGAGCCGTGCTCGGGTCGGCGGGGTCGTCTG
This genomic window from Salinirubrum litoreum contains:
- a CDS encoding presenilin family intramembrane aspartyl protease PSH; the protein is MHRREWGGVAFAVLIFLLVQLGALALVPTFYEQGYQTVEDPTDPTNSLLYIGAILVATVVMLAAFKYNLDRLIRGLIVFTSGLLSWYVFGAVIPPALGGVIGAGPANLLSIALAGGVSVALLLYPEWYVIDTAGVLMGAGAAGLFGISFGLLPAIVLLTVLAVYDAISVYGTEHMLDLAEGVMNLKIPVVLVVPLTLSYSLLDEDFSQTPAVEGDDEDAPGGTDAGATESGGAAPEADGGESVADERDDPAVNVGGDGEFELGEGRVDPDDTDEPDRDAFFIGLGDAVMPTVMVASAAFFSPADPLGTGLLSVLNLPALLSMVGTFLGLLILLRMVFAGRAHAGLPLLNGGAITGYLLGSLATGVPILTALGL
- a CDS encoding NAD-dependent epimerase/dehydratase family protein, translating into METALVIGGTRFIGRHVVEDLRDHGYDVTIFNRGNHDNPFADEDVTHIQGDRTDTTDLKTAALSAKPDLVVDCVAYKPGEVETAVEVFADVDAYVYISSGSAYGTEEIPKRENDTELCDCTPEQATDDSPESYGARKAEGDRIIAQAAEDGVNAMSVRPCIVYGPYDYTERLDYWLDRVEHHDRVLVPGDGTNIWHRAYAEDVASALRVVGEEGEAGEAYNVGDRRLVTLEEMLEVIAEAMDTEVEVVHAGERELAAAGLAPTDFILYREYPHVLDTAKLADLGWESTPVPEAMARTVAEHRESDRDGSEHDPGREAEERVLGVLDTI
- a CDS encoding GIY-YIG nuclease family protein — protein: MTGDDRVAETTGDRGTYTLLLVRDTPGEITAGALGAYHLPAGAYAYVGSALGTGGFARVDRHRRVAAGDHDTRHWHVDYLTGDSATELASVVTTGGVDAECRIADGIDRRLSALTPKAATAPAVEPIADFGASDCDCRTHLFGHDSLGELETVVEEVHGTVRR
- the srp19 gene encoding signal recognition particle subunit SRP19, whose product is MVENVIWPAYIDAALTRRKGRRVPRDDAVEEPTVEEIAKAVQQVGYDAVVERDKTYPREWEQRGRVLVKGAEDSTKNDLVQAVAAYVAILRD
- a CDS encoding H/ACA ribonucleoprotein complex subunit GAR1, with the protein product MHRLGTVSRTAQGLAIVRCDDADHPDIGVEAVDESLSAVGRVVDVFGPVSRPYVAITPDDGVSLPTLVGEKLYAR
- a CDS encoding NYN domain-containing protein: MTDIHPNQRVAVLADAQNLYHSAQSLYSRNIDYSKLLEKGVQGRELTRAIAYVIRADSPEEESFFDALVDIGFETKIKNIKTFGDGSKKADWDVGMSLDAVTLANHVDTVVLCTGDGDFSRLCSHLRHEGVRVEVMGFSESTADELVEAADSFLDLSERSKTFLL
- a CDS encoding ABC transporter ATP-binding protein is translated as MTAIRADGVAKSYGDVQALTDLSLSVERGDLFGVLGPNGAGKTTTMEILTGQLDPDTGSVEVLGTDPTTDPVEVRRQIGILPEQESPPSFLTPREYFSFVGRVRDVPDATVESRVAEWADRLSFRAKLDTLCSDLSRGQQQKVMITAAFLHEPEAVFIDEPLANLDPIVQETVKEFFESYRADGNALFLSTHHIEVAESICTRVAIVADGRVQRERRPAELGEGSLLDEFLANIR
- a CDS encoding HAD family hydrolase — translated: MERYDLLYRLYDDFDTETLRAYQDFVDVFPPVDSRVALDHWQEANEELDERKQEIRDSFASGATFCEVAAKASRDQAFTALDLLSKYDREVNALVLDVDETLRSAGNTDNEIPRETLHVLTEFHEAGVPIVICTGQTLENVKGFMIQGLGNELVHSGTFSIVYEAGTGVFTPGHGSRTKQLLYERLDEEIRSVFDEIRSRVLPDAPDDLRRGVHLQGNEFNVTLKPNFDIGSPDAERVIDRGLVYLLDLLGEAVTDDDRGTEWARAYYADADPEIRTVLEQEGEYPDVDPDEVPGDLAEVFDRIDVAYYHADAAEIGSLELNKVAGVEAALDVLEVDDPFVTVMGDSKSDLRVMEWAESNGTGIAAAPDHASEDVLDHVMATDELVFDRGASAEMLRTVYVLNLLASLG
- a CDS encoding DCC1-like thiol-disulfide oxidoreductase family protein; protein product: MDDYDAVLIYDGECPYCSVAARALKKLDDVAAISWYEDTAQQVLEAQFGETPFAMVLVDRRLNRVYAGRSAAKELADRAGMPGIVGSLVRDNYETIADVVGKASGRGRDPDDYHDEYPLADGVRELFDALVSASEERPEALTG
- a CDS encoding SRPBCC domain-containing protein yields the protein MDRHVESTVEIDAPPAVVWRELLDFGSYRDWNPLLRRVRGRPEEGARLRALLSQPGLPPVVILPEVITFDAERELRWRSDSPIPGVLSAEHTFLLTPLDGGDRTRFTQTESFEGVLAAAMPAGLVSQVEQGFGEMNDALKRRVESSVPVAEE